The proteins below come from a single Acidobacteriota bacterium genomic window:
- a CDS encoding type II secretion system F family protein: protein MPVFTFTGTDAAGKKITGERASESKGSLEAALKRERIRPSKITEKGKEFALPKIGGGGVATKDIAIFFRQFSVMIDAGLPLVQCLEILGANQENPAFQKCLAGVRASVEGGSTLANAMRGFPKIFDDLTVNMVEAGETGGILDLILQRLATYVEKAVKLKSAIKSAMIYPVSVIGIALLVVAGLLKFVVPTFANLFAGLGVELPLPTKIVMGLSAFVQTFWWGLIGLPIALFFGIKQVRKSPQGRYFLDKMLLNTPILGMLLRKIAVARFTRTLGTLITSGVPILEGLSITARTSGNAVLEEALLKVRKAIEEGRTIVDPLRESGVFPNMVTQMIGVGEATGAMDAMLQKIADFYEDEVDAATKDMLTLMEPLLIGFLGVAVGGIVISLYMPLFSLIAKLSG, encoded by the coding sequence ATGCCAGTATTCACATTCACGGGAACGGACGCCGCCGGGAAAAAAATCACCGGCGAACGCGCGTCCGAGAGCAAGGGTTCGCTTGAGGCCGCGCTCAAGCGCGAGCGCATCCGTCCCTCCAAGATCACGGAGAAGGGCAAGGAATTCGCGCTGCCCAAGATCGGCGGCGGCGGGGTGGCCACCAAGGACATCGCCATCTTCTTTCGCCAGTTCTCCGTCATGATCGATGCCGGCCTCCCGCTGGTGCAGTGTCTCGAGATCCTGGGCGCCAACCAGGAGAATCCCGCCTTCCAGAAATGTCTGGCGGGCGTGCGCGCCTCGGTGGAAGGCGGCTCCACGCTCGCCAACGCCATGCGTGGCTTTCCCAAGATCTTCGATGACCTCACCGTCAACATGGTGGAGGCGGGCGAGACCGGCGGTATTCTCGACCTCATCCTGCAGCGCCTTGCCACCTACGTTGAAAAAGCGGTGAAGTTGAAGTCGGCCATCAAGTCGGCGATGATCTATCCCGTCTCGGTCATCGGCATCGCGCTCTTGGTCGTGGCCGGCCTGCTCAAGTTCGTGGTTCCCACCTTCGCCAACCTGTTCGCCGGCTTGGGCGTGGAACTGCCGCTGCCCACCAAGATCGTGATGGGCTTGAGCGCTTTTGTGCAGACCTTCTGGTGGGGGCTGATCGGCCTCCCCATCGCCCTCTTCTTCGGCATCAAGCAGGTGCGCAAGTCGCCGCAGGGCCGCTACTTCCTCGACAAGATGCTGCTCAACACGCCGATTCTCGGCATGCTGCTGCGCAAGATCGCGGTCGCGCGCTTCACCCGCACCCTCGGTACGCTGATCACTTCCGGCGTCCCCATCCTGGAAGGCCTCTCCATCACCGCCCGCACCTCGGGCAATGCGGTGCTCGAGGAAGCGCTGTTGAAGGTGCGGAAGGCGATCGAGGAAGGCCGCACCATCGTGGATCCGCTGCGTGAGTCGGGCGTCTTCCCCAACATGGTGACGCAGATGATCGGCGTTGGTGAAGCCACCGGCGCGATGGACGCCATGTTGCAGAAGATCGCCGACTTCTACGAGGACGAAGTCGACGCTGCCACCAAAGACATGCTCACCCTGATGGAGCCGTTGCTGATCGGCTTCCTCGGCGTGGCTGTCGGCGGCATCGTGATCTCGCTGTACATGCCGCTGTTCTCGCTGATCGCCAAGCTCTCCGGCTAG
- a CDS encoding type IV pilus twitching motility protein PilT: MPTATLSDLLKKMLEMNGSDLHITTNSPPQVRVHGHLQPLDMPPLTPSDTKSLAYSVLTDAQKHRFEENLELDFSFGLKGLARFRGNCFNQRGATAAVFRVIPFEIKSFQQLALPQVVAKLCDRPRGLILVTGPTGSGKSTTLAAMLDKINTERHEHMITIEDPIEFVHQHKNCLVNQREVHSDTKGFTESLRAALREDPDIVLIGEMRDLETIEAALRIAETGHLTFGTLHTNSASSTINRVIDVFPSHQQSQIRAQLSLVLEGILCQALLPKIGGQGRAMAMEILVPNAAIRNLIREDKIHQIYSAMQSGQEKFGMQTFNQSLATLYLTKQISLDTALIRSSNPDELQEIINRGGGLNRPASAAAAKR; this comes from the coding sequence ATGCCGACAGCAACGCTCAGCGATCTGCTCAAGAAGATGCTGGAGATGAATGGCAGCGACCTGCACATCACCACCAACTCGCCGCCGCAGGTGCGCGTGCACGGCCACTTGCAGCCGCTCGACATGCCGCCGCTCACGCCCTCCGACACCAAGTCGCTGGCTTACAGCGTGCTCACCGACGCGCAGAAGCACCGCTTCGAAGAGAATCTGGAACTCGACTTCTCCTTCGGACTGAAGGGGCTGGCGCGCTTCCGCGGCAACTGCTTCAACCAGCGCGGCGCCACCGCGGCTGTATTCCGCGTGATCCCCTTTGAGATCAAATCCTTCCAGCAATTGGCGCTGCCGCAGGTAGTGGCCAAGCTGTGCGACCGTCCGCGCGGACTGATCCTGGTGACCGGCCCCACGGGCTCGGGGAAATCCACCACGCTCGCTGCCATGCTCGACAAGATCAACACCGAGCGGCACGAGCACATGATCACCATCGAGGATCCCATCGAGTTCGTGCACCAGCACAAGAACTGCCTGGTCAACCAGCGCGAAGTGCACTCGGATACCAAGGGCTTCACCGAGTCGCTGCGCGCCGCGCTGCGCGAGGACCCGGACATCGTCCTCATCGGCGAGATGCGCGATCTGGAGACGATCGAAGCGGCACTGCGCATCGCGGAAACGGGCCACCTTACTTTCGGCACCTTGCACACCAACTCGGCGTCGTCCACCATCAACCGCGTGATCGACGTGTTCCCATCGCACCAGCAGTCGCAGATCCGCGCCCAGCTCTCGCTCGTGCTGGAGGGCATCCTTTGCCAGGCGTTGCTGCCCAAGATCGGCGGACAAGGACGCGCCATGGCGATGGAGATCCTGGTGCCCAACGCCGCCATCCGCAACCTGATCCGCGAAGACAAGATCCACCAGATCTATTCCGCCATGCAGTCGGGCCAGGAAAAGTTCGGCATGCAGACGTTCAACCAGTCGCTCGCTACGCTCTACCTGACCAAGCAGATCTCGCTGGACACGGCGCTGATCCGCTCGTCGAATCCGGATGAATTGCAGGAGATCATCAATCGCGGCGGAGGCTTGAACCGGCCGGCATCGGCAGCGGCGGCCAAGCGGTAA
- the pilB gene encoding type IV-A pilus assembly ATPase PilB: MSQRLGDLLVKEKVITSEQLEQALKAQKEQGTRLGSALVKLGFLSDEDVTNFLSRQYGVPAINLSFFEIDGSVVKLIPQETAKRYQILPLSRVGASLTIAMVDPTNVFAMDDIKFMTGFNIEPVVASESAIMEHIEKAYGSSQEDDMEKVMASVAEMGGDADVELTEDPTEMGLNELEKAADEAPIVKLVNLILTDAVKRGASDIHVEPYEKEYRVRFRIDGMLHSIMNPPAKLKDAITSRIKIMAKLDISEKRLPQDGRIMLKMQIGGKKKQLDYRVSTLPTLWGEKIVMRLLDKENLRLDMTKLGFEPESLEKFTKAILKPYGMVLVTGPTGSGKTNTLYSAISRLNQPDTNIMTAEDPVEFQLSGVNQVQMKESIGLNFAAALRSFLRQDPNIILVGEIRDFETAEIAIKAALTGHLVLSTLHTNGAPETVSRLMNMGIEPFLVATSVHMIVAQRLVRRVCAECKEEVNLPPHAMIEAGFTPEESKTAKVFKGKGCTVCGNSGYKGRCGLYEVMEIDDEVRELILIGASAVELKKKAIERGMITLRRSGLIKAMLGQTTLEEVARETVH; the protein is encoded by the coding sequence ATGTCGCAGCGTCTCGGCGATCTGCTGGTCAAAGAAAAAGTCATCACCTCGGAGCAACTGGAACAGGCGCTCAAGGCCCAGAAAGAGCAAGGGACGCGCCTGGGTTCAGCGCTGGTGAAGCTGGGCTTCCTCTCCGACGAAGACGTCACTAACTTCCTCTCCCGCCAGTATGGCGTGCCGGCCATCAACCTCTCGTTCTTCGAGATCGATGGCTCGGTGGTCAAGCTGATCCCGCAGGAGACGGCGAAACGCTACCAGATCCTGCCCCTCTCGCGCGTGGGCGCGTCGCTCACCATCGCGATGGTCGATCCCACCAATGTGTTCGCCATGGACGACATCAAGTTCATGACCGGCTTCAACATCGAGCCGGTGGTCGCCAGCGAGAGCGCGATCATGGAGCACATCGAGAAGGCCTACGGCTCCAGCCAGGAAGACGACATGGAGAAGGTCATGGCGTCGGTGGCGGAGATGGGCGGCGATGCGGACGTGGAGCTCACCGAAGATCCCACCGAGATGGGACTGAACGAGCTGGAGAAGGCGGCCGACGAAGCGCCCATCGTGAAGCTCGTGAACCTGATCCTGACAGACGCGGTGAAGCGCGGCGCCAGCGACATCCACGTAGAGCCGTACGAGAAGGAATATCGCGTGCGCTTCCGCATCGACGGCATGCTGCACTCGATCATGAATCCGCCGGCGAAGTTGAAGGACGCCATCACGTCGCGCATCAAAATCATGGCCAAGCTCGACATCTCGGAAAAGCGCCTGCCGCAAGACGGACGCATCATGCTGAAGATGCAGATCGGCGGCAAGAAGAAGCAGCTCGATTACCGCGTGAGCACGCTGCCCACGCTGTGGGGCGAGAAGATCGTGATGCGCTTGCTCGACAAAGAGAACCTGCGTCTCGACATGACCAAGCTCGGCTTCGAGCCCGAATCGCTGGAAAAATTCACCAAGGCCATCCTGAAACCCTATGGCATGGTGCTGGTCACCGGCCCCACAGGCTCGGGCAAGACGAACACGCTCTACTCCGCCATCTCGCGGCTGAACCAGCCCGACACCAACATCATGACGGCGGAAGATCCGGTCGAGTTCCAGCTCTCCGGCGTGAACCAGGTGCAGATGAAGGAATCCATCGGGCTGAACTTCGCCGCCGCGCTGCGCTCGTTCCTGCGGCAAGACCCGAACATCATCCTGGTGGGCGAGATCCGCGACTTCGAAACCGCCGAGATCGCCATCAAGGCCGCGTTGACGGGCCATCTGGTGCTTTCGACGCTGCACACCAACGGCGCGCCGGAGACCGTCAGCCGCCTGATGAACATGGGCATCGAGCCCTTCCTGGTCGCGACCTCGGTGCACATGATCGTGGCGCAGCGCCTGGTGCGCCGCGTCTGCGCCGAGTGCAAAGAAGAAGTCAACTTGCCGCCGCACGCGATGATCGAGGCCGGCTTCACGCCGGAAGAATCGAAGACGGCAAAAGTCTTCAAGGGCAAGGGCTGCACCGTCTGCGGCAACAGCGGATACAAAGGACGCTGCGGCCTGTACGAAGTCATGGAGATCGACGACGAGGTGCGCGAGCTGATCCTGATCGGCGCGTCGGCGGTGGAGTTGAAGAAGAAAGCCATCGAACGCGGCATGATCACTCTGCGCCGCAGTGGATTGATCAAGGCGATGTTAGGCCAGACCACGCTGGAAGAAGTGGCGCGCGAGACGGTCCACTAA
- a CDS encoding endonuclease III domain-containing protein translates to MRTRIKTRRQPRPESAVRRYYAALLARWGAQHWWPAQSRFEVIVGAFLTQNTSWTNVEKAMRSLRRARKLSLAGIRSTPEPDLAALVRSSGYYKQKAHRLKRFVAWLDAAYGGSLDRMFARPTETLRAELLALHGVGPETADSILLYAGGHPVFVVDAYTRRIFERHDLVPAKAKYDELRGLGERALADVGSDLPRGSQPMHSPSRMSRAQRGEQAHQFNEFHGLIVRAGKEFCGAQASCAGCPLEKFLPR, encoded by the coding sequence GTGCGCACCCGCATAAAAACCCGCCGCCAGCCACGCCCGGAAAGCGCTGTCCGGCGCTATTATGCCGCCCTGCTGGCGCGCTGGGGAGCGCAGCACTGGTGGCCGGCGCAGTCGCGCTTCGAGGTGATCGTCGGCGCCTTCCTGACGCAAAACACCTCGTGGACGAACGTGGAAAAAGCTATGCGCAGCCTGCGGCGTGCCCGCAAGCTCTCACTCGCCGGCATCCGCTCCACGCCCGAACCGGACCTGGCCGCGCTGGTGCGGTCGTCGGGCTACTACAAGCAGAAGGCGCATCGGCTGAAACGTTTTGTCGCGTGGCTGGATGCGGCTTACGGCGGCTCGCTCGATCGCATGTTCGCGCGGCCGACGGAGACGCTGCGCGCCGAGCTGCTCGCGCTCCACGGCGTCGGTCCGGAGACGGCGGATTCCATCCTGCTCTATGCCGGGGGACATCCCGTGTTCGTGGTGGACGCGTACACGCGGCGCATCTTCGAGCGCCACGACCTTGTCCCGGCGAAAGCAAAGTATGACGAGCTGCGCGGGCTCGGAGAACGCGCACTGGCGGATGTGGGAAGCGATCTGCCGCGCGGCAGCCAGCCGATGCATTCGCCTTCCCGCATGAGCCGCGCGCAACGCGGCGAGCAGGCGCATCAGTTCAACGAGTTCCACGGCTTGATCGTGCGCGCCGGCAAAGAGTTCTGCGGCGCGCAGGCGAGCTGCGCCGGATGTCCGCTGGAGAAGTTCCTGCCGCGCTAA
- a CDS encoding ATP-binding protein → MATNPENASSSGRRRKTGVIILLVVVVLLFVALASQTAFNLTFLRPETSEQTLLFSALSALIFLVFVALTFVLGRNLLKLYAERRIGVPGSKFRTRMVVGALLLSFLPVIFLFQFAYLLMNRSIEKWFSGPVEELREESGRVATMMARYAADDARTEAESIASTPDVQRAFSTGNYAAVLNEFHRHEKTLQGGFAVATVDDDSVASLGLPEAWGVMRSKLPAAAEAHSKQLPAFILENKEYVLGSAPIEGGGRIIVAIPLPGQFSATLSEIEQTQRRYYELAQQRKQVRRTYMGFLLLLTVLVLFAATWLALFLSKLVTRPVAALAEATDQISRGRLDYRIEVAAADELGELVASFNRMAGELEGNRKQIESSTRDLEDANVELEQRRRQIETILESIPTGVLSLNDDRRVTRTNRVFLRIFATAHVTPGSQLRDVFPPEVVEDIEHMLRKADRMGTSSSQMEIGGARERVHVSLTVASLQHEGQRLGYVLVFEDLSDLLKAQKQAAWREVARRVAHEIKNPLTPIALSAERIRRHLERGGTPDEESIAVIHGCAETIAGAVETVRTLVDEFSTLARFPASQPEPADINAVIEGALAMFNGRLDGIAVRTELARSLPKVLADPEAIRRAVANLVDNAAEAMQDSLIREIHISTALLSSKDIVEIVVSDTGHGVTRELKEKLFLPYFSTKKRGTGLGLAIVSRIIEDHHGSIRVEENIPLGARFIVELPVASEGDAHPPADRDTNATHAQHPDR, encoded by the coding sequence ATGGCCACAAATCCTGAGAACGCGAGCAGTTCCGGCAGGCGCCGCAAGACCGGCGTCATCATCCTGCTGGTGGTGGTGGTGCTGCTGTTCGTGGCGCTGGCCTCGCAGACCGCGTTCAATCTGACCTTTCTGCGTCCGGAGACCTCGGAGCAGACCTTGCTGTTCAGCGCGCTCTCGGCGCTGATCTTCCTTGTCTTCGTCGCGCTCACCTTCGTCCTCGGACGCAACCTGCTCAAGCTCTATGCCGAGCGGCGCATCGGCGTGCCGGGCTCCAAGTTCCGCACGCGCATGGTCGTGGGCGCGTTGTTGCTCTCGTTCCTGCCCGTGATCTTCCTCTTCCAGTTCGCCTACCTGCTGATGAACCGCTCCATCGAGAAGTGGTTTTCCGGGCCGGTGGAGGAGCTGCGCGAGGAGTCTGGACGGGTGGCGACGATGATGGCGCGCTACGCCGCCGACGATGCGCGCACCGAAGCGGAATCCATTGCCAGCACGCCGGATGTCCAGCGCGCTTTTTCGACCGGCAACTACGCCGCCGTGCTGAACGAGTTTCACCGCCACGAGAAAACGTTGCAGGGCGGCTTCGCGGTGGCCACGGTAGACGATGACAGCGTGGCCAGCCTCGGCCTTCCCGAAGCCTGGGGAGTGATGCGCTCCAAGCTGCCCGCCGCCGCGGAGGCGCACAGCAAGCAGCTGCCCGCCTTCATTCTGGAGAACAAAGAGTACGTGCTGGGCAGCGCGCCGATCGAGGGCGGCGGCAGGATCATCGTGGCCATCCCGCTGCCCGGTCAGTTTTCCGCCACGCTCAGCGAGATCGAGCAGACGCAGCGCCGCTACTACGAGCTGGCGCAACAGCGCAAACAGGTGCGCCGCACTTACATGGGATTCCTGCTGCTGCTCACGGTGCTGGTGTTGTTCGCCGCCACCTGGCTGGCACTGTTCCTCTCCAAGCTCGTCACCCGCCCGGTGGCCGCGCTCGCGGAAGCGACCGACCAGATCTCGAGAGGCCGCCTGGATTACCGCATCGAGGTCGCCGCGGCCGACGAGCTGGGAGAGCTGGTCGCATCCTTCAATCGCATGGCCGGAGAACTCGAAGGGAACCGCAAGCAGATCGAATCTTCCACCCGCGATCTGGAAGATGCGAACGTGGAGCTGGAACAGCGGCGCCGGCAGATCGAGACCATCCTCGAGAGCATCCCCACCGGCGTACTGTCGCTCAACGACGATCGCCGCGTCACGCGCACCAACCGCGTCTTCCTCCGCATCTTTGCGACTGCGCACGTGACTCCGGGGTCGCAACTGCGCGATGTGTTTCCGCCCGAGGTGGTCGAAGACATCGAGCACATGCTGCGCAAGGCCGACCGCATGGGCACCAGTTCGAGCCAGATGGAGATCGGGGGGGCGCGCGAACGCGTCCACGTCTCGCTCACCGTGGCATCGCTACAGCACGAAGGCCAACGGCTCGGATACGTGCTGGTCTTCGAGGACCTGTCAGACCTGCTGAAGGCACAGAAGCAGGCGGCGTGGCGCGAGGTGGCACGGCGCGTGGCGCACGAGATCAAGAACCCGCTCACGCCCATCGCGCTCTCCGCCGAGCGCATCCGGCGGCACCTGGAGCGCGGCGGCACCCCCGACGAAGAATCCATCGCCGTGATCCATGGTTGCGCGGAGACCATCGCCGGCGCCGTGGAGACGGTGCGCACGCTGGTGGACGAATTCTCCACCTTGGCGCGCTTCCCTGCCTCGCAGCCCGAGCCGGCCGACATCAACGCCGTCATCGAGGGCGCCCTCGCCATGTTCAACGGACGCCTCGACGGTATCGCCGTCCGCACCGAGCTGGCGCGTTCGCTGCCCAAGGTGCTCGCCGACCCTGAGGCGATCCGCCGCGCCGTCGCCAACCTGGTGGATAACGCCGCCGAAGCCATGCAGGATTCGCTCATCCGCGAGATCCACATCTCGACTGCGCTGCTCAGCAGCAAGGACATCGTCGAGATCGTGGTCTCCGATACCGGACACGGCGTCACCCGCGAGCTCAAGGAAAAACTCTTCCTGCCATATTTTTCCACCAAGAAACGCGGCACTGGGCTCGGCCTGGCCATCGTCAGTCGCATCATCGAAGACCATCACGGCTCCATCCGGGTGGAGGAGAATATCCCGCTCGGCGCGCGCTTCATCGTCGAGCTGCCGGTGGCGAGCGAAGGCGACGCGCATCCTCCGGCAGACCGCGACACCAACGCTACTCATGCTCAACATCCTGATCGTTGA